A single genomic interval of Chlamydia sp. harbors:
- a CDS encoding helix-turn-helix domain-containing protein: MECLQQDAWAEVGQVQNQQQEEHQDGNAVPNASQKVSITQAAKLHNVTRQAIYVAIKQKKLKASKTTRWEIDLQDLEDYRRKRYSRANSTYQGELLFDNEKGFYSVGQVASMLNVPEQKIYYATRIGAMKGERRGSAWVIHISEVDRYRNDYLKKEADRKGKSLAAMQEGLSSLGADPENFIS, encoded by the coding sequence ATGGAATGCTTACAACAAGATGCATGGGCCGAAGTAGGACAAGTTCAGAATCAGCAACAGGAAGAGCATCAGGATGGGAATGCGGTTCCTAATGCTTCGCAAAAAGTGTCGATTACTCAGGCTGCTAAGCTGCATAACGTAACTCGCCAAGCTATTTATGTTGCGATTAAGCAGAAGAAATTAAAAGCATCGAAAACGACTCGCTGGGAAATTGATCTGCAGGATTTAGAAGATTACAGACGCAAACGCTACTCGCGGGCTAATTCCACCTATCAGGGAGAGTTGCTCTTTGATAATGAGAAAGGCTTTTATTCTGTAGGCCAAGTGGCTTCCATGTTGAATGTTCCAGAACAAAAGATCTACTATGCTACGCGTATTGGTGCAATGAAGGGAGAGCGAAGAGGATCTGCCTGGGTTATTCATATCTCAGAAGTTGATAGATATCGAAATGATTATCTTAAGAAGGAAGCTGATCGTAAAGGAAAGAGCTTAGCCGCTATGCAAGAAGGGCTTAGTTCTTTAGGAGCGGATCCAGAGAATTTTATTTCATAG
- the recJ gene encoding single-stranded-DNA-specific exonuclease RecJ has product MEKDDSLSALGQKWAYPKRDEVFEKKIVKEFRIHPSIAQVLVSRGFQSISSVQDFLYPQLSSLHPTSLFLDMEKAVSRLLKARDDEEHVMIYGDGDVDGITGVTLIVEFLQILGVRTSYCCSGTLFKQHGEITSLISQMHQDNISLLITVDCGITAGKEVQAISKQGIDVIVTDHHTPTGKLPHCIAMLNPKLDKNPYPNKELTGVGVAFKLVCATYEKLIKQDASWKDKIDLTHFLDLVSLGTIADVGKLSGENRVLVSYGIKEIEKGKRLGLKKLCSLSGVDKSEISSTNLGIRITPKLNSLGRLADSSQGVRLLLSKDSKKIGTIISELTAVNLERQRIEAEVLRDVERILAMNPKLTAQSAIVLASPNWHSRVIPIISARLARTYNKPVVIIALQDGIGKGSLRTIGSFPLLGVLRKCESFFLSYGGHDFAAGLMIKEEQVEGFRKKFIHLVSSSLRKDDAMLTLPVDACMDFSHINRDLISSMELLEPFGKGNLSPVFYTKAIQVRYPKLLAGNHVKLYLNSGERNLEGTAFGQGDKIGLLKAHWNMPIDIAYTLRIMRRSARGAIRLLIQDFRIQSPCLTSENDEDFS; this is encoded by the coding sequence ATGGAAAAAGATGATAGTTTATCCGCCCTTGGACAAAAATGGGCTTATCCTAAGCGTGATGAAGTTTTCGAGAAGAAGATCGTAAAAGAGTTTCGGATTCATCCTTCTATCGCTCAGGTGCTTGTGTCTCGAGGGTTTCAATCTATCTCATCTGTTCAAGATTTTCTTTATCCACAACTCTCTTCCTTACACCCTACCTCCTTATTTTTAGATATGGAAAAAGCTGTGTCTCGCCTGCTGAAAGCTAGGGATGATGAGGAGCATGTGATGATCTATGGAGACGGAGATGTTGATGGTATAACTGGAGTAACTCTTATTGTTGAATTCTTACAAATTTTAGGGGTAAGAACGAGTTATTGCTGTTCCGGGACATTATTTAAACAACACGGAGAAATAACATCTTTGATTTCCCAGATGCATCAGGATAATATTTCCCTATTGATTACTGTAGATTGTGGAATTACAGCAGGGAAGGAAGTCCAGGCGATTAGTAAGCAGGGGATAGATGTTATTGTTACTGATCATCATACGCCTACAGGGAAACTTCCTCACTGCATTGCAATGCTGAATCCTAAATTAGATAAAAATCCTTATCCAAATAAAGAGCTTACCGGAGTTGGGGTTGCTTTTAAGCTCGTATGTGCAACTTATGAGAAGCTGATTAAGCAAGATGCTTCTTGGAAAGATAAAATAGATCTTACTCATTTTTTAGATCTTGTGAGTCTAGGAACCATTGCTGATGTTGGTAAGCTTTCTGGTGAAAATCGTGTATTGGTTTCTTATGGCATCAAAGAAATTGAGAAAGGGAAGCGACTGGGATTAAAAAAGTTGTGTTCTTTGTCTGGAGTTGATAAGTCTGAAATTTCATCAACCAATTTAGGGATTAGAATTACTCCTAAACTCAATAGCCTGGGGAGATTAGCAGATTCTAGTCAGGGAGTCAGGTTACTTTTATCTAAAGATTCAAAGAAGATTGGGACAATTATTTCGGAGCTGACTGCCGTCAATCTAGAGCGGCAGAGGATAGAGGCTGAAGTGCTTCGTGATGTGGAAAGAATTCTAGCTATGAATCCTAAACTCACTGCTCAATCAGCCATTGTATTGGCTTCTCCAAATTGGCACTCTAGAGTCATTCCTATTATTTCTGCGCGTTTAGCTCGTACCTACAATAAACCTGTAGTTATTATCGCTCTTCAGGACGGTATAGGGAAAGGGTCTTTACGTACAATAGGGTCTTTTCCTTTATTAGGCGTACTTCGTAAATGTGAATCTTTCTTTTTATCTTATGGAGGACATGATTTTGCTGCAGGCCTCATGATTAAAGAGGAGCAGGTGGAAGGTTTTAGGAAAAAGTTTATTCATTTAGTGAGCTCTTCTTTAAGGAAAGACGATGCTATGCTGACTCTCCCTGTGGATGCCTGTATGGATTTTTCTCATATCAACCGAGATTTGATCTCGTCTATGGAGTTGCTCGAACCTTTTGGGAAAGGGAATTTGTCCCCTGTGTTTTATACCAAAGCAATACAAGTTCGTTATCCGAAATTATTGGCTGGGAATCACGTTAAATTATACCTCAATAGTGGAGAAAGAAACTTAGAAGGTACAGCCTTTGGTCAAGGAGATAAGATTGGGTTGCTCAAGGCCCATTGGAATATGCCCATAGATATTGCCTATACATTGCGTATTATGAGGCGATCTGCTCGCGGAGCGATCCGCCTTTTAATTCAGGATTTTCGCATACAGTCTCCATGTTTAACCTCAGAAAATGATGAGGATTTTAGCTAA
- the secD gene encoding protein translocase subunit SecD translates to MKRNFKRNLSIIIFVFALALYHVLPTCLYYSRPLNRKIDGREAQRIIENLTEQVADVRSDLTIRLTKILSTLKLRGKIKQHPSIPGVVNVHFPSKEDAAVFIDNVVHGEPSVPIKSARLYVLGSSELVGETVVQVSGSLVTSLTEEDLSFVPYEDKDTVVSQELRTIATNLFVESERACECGYGFLWDSMPIEKISHIARSICSDLRLLPAGKTQAFLSRFFSTERDFTAFLARLEKALQYDEVKEYREELKEASHFLHSRNLRWSEVSPKVVGNVVDCSKLATCFSSTSLTTDGELLFHFDPEVLTKRQQLVGDERLELERLFVTEKQHIAACLNRPVEETEFGFVTQLRDKTASGRIVLQGHKICQRIVEHLTALVLNRPVAETCDLSPENFPIYSREPSDNDALGCFIFSPDKSCRHFSKGSVYVVFKGLRSIIAKYENAGVQEATLLQQDLKNLYACFVHTDAVSWSLGDDRILEIKEPLQRVIQIWGEEFVQSFGEAALEVRDIRDRLAVVNRIEKSRHAELVRWDEQYRQAQCSMNPQARLRAAIPYKNVFIENFKLNTRKYSRGDHVLRFGTDFVGGKQIRLAFRDHRGNLLTDKEGIDKVSDELYARLNKLGVSEIGMQREGDHIQVSVPGAANISSADILGISKMAFHVVNEQFSLKGPLGHEVQTFLDYLWFTARSLDEASPKGINRLAGAIFQGDKEKIPTNVRVAVEKLKEAGLNFTSDLEGSSSCLDTQYSMIAIEKEWGERVNPLMIVFRNHALEGASLKNIRPEFAVGEGYVLNFGVKDKAFSLDSTETPVQRFHAWTSKFCQEGVSGTKNSLFSGGRGWRMAVVLDGYVISDPVLNVPLKDRASVSGNFSYREVNRLAADLKSGAMSFIPEILSEEVVSPELGNSQRLQGILSVGLGLLVLIVLMSVYYKFGGVIASGAVLLNLLLIWASMQYLDAPLTLSGLAGIILAMGMAVDANVLVFERIREEYLLTRSLSESVEAGYKKAFSAIFDSNLTTILASALLLMLDTGPIKGFALTLIIGIFSSMFTALFMTKFFFVIWVRKTRETQLHMMNKFIGIKHNFLKECKRLWVVSGTVIVLGCMGLGFGAWDSILGMDFKGGYALTLDSDVCEYNPEQMCSVLKTRFQQIGLSSRDYRVRKADGSGKIKIYLSQHALDRVEQIEGGGQKGADYHLARVLQVLSDSGNSNFSKAFDTSLGSWFKVSGQLSHKMRTQAIIALFGALGIILLYVSLRFEWRYAFSAICALMHDLLATCAVLVALHFFLQRIQIDLQAIGALMTVLGYSLNNTLIIFDRIREDRREKLFTPMTVLINDALQKTLGRTVMTTATTLSVLIILLFVGGGSIFNFAFIMTVGILLGTLSSLYIAPPLLLFMVRKEEHSSLNE, encoded by the coding sequence ATGAAGCGTAATTTTAAGCGGAATCTCAGTATCATCATTTTTGTTTTTGCTTTGGCTTTGTATCATGTTTTGCCCACTTGTCTATACTATTCACGCCCTTTGAATAGAAAAATAGACGGGCGAGAGGCTCAAAGGATAATAGAGAATTTAACGGAACAAGTTGCGGATGTAAGAAGTGATTTAACGATTCGTCTTACAAAAATTTTATCTACACTTAAGTTGCGAGGGAAAATAAAGCAACATCCAAGTATCCCTGGTGTAGTTAATGTTCATTTCCCTTCCAAAGAGGATGCTGCTGTCTTCATTGATAATGTTGTGCATGGAGAGCCTTCCGTCCCTATTAAGTCGGCAAGACTGTATGTTTTGGGAAGTTCTGAATTAGTCGGAGAGACGGTTGTTCAAGTTTCTGGAAGTTTAGTTACTTCTTTGACAGAAGAAGATCTCTCTTTCGTTCCATATGAAGACAAAGATACCGTTGTTTCACAAGAACTGAGAACTATCGCTACAAATTTATTCGTCGAATCGGAGCGAGCTTGCGAATGTGGGTATGGCTTCCTGTGGGATTCTATGCCGATTGAAAAAATCTCTCACATAGCAAGGAGTATCTGTTCTGATTTGCGGCTGTTACCAGCTGGAAAGACTCAAGCTTTCTTATCACGATTTTTTAGTACAGAACGAGATTTTACAGCGTTTTTAGCTAGATTGGAGAAAGCACTGCAATACGATGAGGTTAAAGAATATCGCGAAGAACTTAAAGAGGCCTCTCATTTTCTTCATTCTAGGAATTTGCGTTGGAGTGAGGTAAGTCCGAAAGTTGTTGGGAATGTTGTTGATTGTAGTAAGTTAGCTACTTGCTTTTCTTCAACATCTTTGACCACAGACGGGGAATTATTATTCCATTTCGATCCTGAAGTCCTTACCAAGCGTCAGCAGCTAGTGGGCGATGAGCGGTTAGAATTAGAGCGTCTTTTTGTAACGGAGAAACAGCACATAGCTGCCTGCTTGAATCGTCCTGTTGAAGAAACCGAGTTCGGCTTTGTTACACAACTAAGAGACAAGACTGCTAGTGGTAGGATTGTTTTACAAGGACATAAGATTTGTCAACGGATAGTTGAGCACTTGACAGCATTAGTTCTCAATCGTCCTGTTGCAGAAACGTGTGATTTGTCACCAGAAAACTTTCCTATTTATAGCAGAGAGCCTTCAGATAATGATGCTTTAGGTTGTTTTATTTTTTCTCCAGATAAGAGCTGTCGGCATTTTTCCAAAGGCTCCGTGTATGTTGTTTTCAAAGGGTTACGTTCAATTATTGCAAAGTATGAAAATGCGGGTGTTCAAGAAGCTACTCTTCTACAACAAGATCTAAAGAATTTATATGCATGTTTTGTTCATACAGACGCAGTTTCTTGGAGTCTAGGGGATGATCGTATTCTAGAAATTAAAGAGCCTTTGCAACGAGTTATTCAGATTTGGGGGGAAGAATTTGTTCAAAGTTTTGGAGAAGCAGCTCTTGAGGTTCGGGATATTCGTGATCGTTTGGCTGTAGTGAATCGTATTGAAAAGTCTCGACATGCAGAGCTCGTACGCTGGGATGAGCAGTATCGTCAGGCGCAATGTTCTATGAATCCTCAAGCACGTTTGCGAGCTGCTATTCCTTATAAGAATGTTTTTATTGAAAACTTTAAGTTGAATACAAGGAAATATTCTCGTGGTGATCATGTTTTGCGTTTTGGAACCGATTTTGTGGGAGGGAAGCAGATTCGATTAGCTTTCCGAGATCACCGAGGGAACCTTCTAACAGATAAGGAAGGAATTGATAAAGTATCGGATGAGTTGTACGCCCGGTTAAACAAACTCGGAGTATCTGAGATAGGGATGCAAAGAGAAGGGGATCACATACAGGTCAGCGTTCCTGGAGCTGCAAATATTTCTTCTGCAGATATCTTGGGGATTTCAAAAATGGCCTTTCATGTTGTGAACGAACAATTCTCCTTAAAAGGTCCTTTGGGTCATGAAGTACAAACTTTTTTGGACTACCTCTGGTTTACAGCAAGAAGTCTTGATGAGGCCTCTCCTAAAGGGATCAATCGTTTAGCAGGAGCTATTTTCCAAGGAGATAAGGAAAAGATTCCTACAAATGTTCGTGTTGCTGTCGAAAAACTAAAAGAAGCCGGATTAAATTTCACAAGTGATTTGGAAGGTAGTTCCTCTTGTTTAGACACCCAATACTCAATGATTGCTATAGAGAAGGAATGGGGAGAACGGGTTAACCCTCTCATGATTGTCTTTAGAAATCATGCTTTGGAAGGTGCTTCTCTTAAAAATATTCGTCCAGAATTCGCCGTAGGAGAAGGGTATGTTCTGAATTTTGGTGTTAAGGACAAGGCTTTCTCATTAGACAGTACAGAAACACCTGTTCAGCGATTCCATGCTTGGACATCAAAATTCTGCCAAGAGGGAGTTAGTGGAACAAAAAACAGCCTTTTCTCTGGAGGAAGGGGATGGCGTATGGCTGTTGTTTTGGATGGGTATGTAATTAGTGATCCTGTATTAAATGTCCCTCTCAAGGATCGTGCGAGCGTCTCTGGGAATTTTTCTTATAGGGAAGTAAATCGTTTGGCTGCAGATCTGAAATCTGGAGCGATGTCTTTTATTCCGGAAATTTTAAGTGAGGAAGTAGTTTCTCCAGAATTAGGTAACTCTCAGCGTTTACAAGGTATTCTTTCTGTAGGATTGGGGCTTTTGGTTCTTATTGTACTGATGAGTGTTTATTATAAATTTGGGGGTGTGATTGCTTCAGGGGCGGTTCTACTCAATCTACTGCTTATTTGGGCCTCTATGCAGTATTTGGATGCCCCGCTTACCCTATCTGGGTTAGCTGGAATTATCCTAGCAATGGGGATGGCTGTAGATGCAAATGTTCTGGTTTTTGAGAGAATTCGAGAAGAATATCTATTGACTAGAAGCCTGTCAGAGTCAGTAGAAGCCGGTTATAAGAAGGCTTTTAGCGCAATTTTCGACTCTAACTTAACTACTATTTTGGCTTCCGCTTTGCTTCTTATGTTGGATACAGGTCCTATCAAGGGATTTGCTCTAACCTTGATCATTGGAATTTTCTCGTCAATGTTCACAGCTTTATTTATGACGAAATTCTTTTTTGTAATTTGGGTACGGAAAACAAGAGAAACCCAATTGCATATGATGAATAAATTTATTGGGATCAAACACAATTTCTTAAAAGAATGTAAGCGTCTATGGGTGGTCTCAGGAACTGTAATCGTTTTAGGCTGTATGGGATTAGGTTTTGGAGCATGGGACTCTATTCTAGGGATGGATTTTAAAGGAGGGTATGCGCTGACTTTAGATTCTGATGTTTGTGAATATAATCCAGAACAGATGTGTTCTGTGTTAAAAACCCGATTCCAACAAATTGGCCTATCCTCTCGTGACTATCGTGTGCGTAAAGCAGATGGCTCTGGAAAAATTAAAATTTATCTCTCGCAGCATGCCTTAGATCGCGTTGAGCAGATCGAAGGAGGAGGACAGAAAGGGGCGGACTATCACCTTGCTCGGGTTCTGCAAGTGTTATCGGATTCAGGGAATTCTAATTTTTCTAAAGCGTTTGATACTTCTCTAGGTAGTTGGTTTAAGGTAAGCGGACAGCTTTCGCATAAGATGCGTACACAGGCAATAATCGCGTTATTTGGAGCTTTAGGAATTATCCTGCTTTATGTTAGCTTGCGTTTTGAGTGGAGATATGCCTTCAGTGCAATTTGTGCTTTAATGCATGATTTGTTAGCAACCTGTGCTGTTTTAGTGGCTCTGCATTTCTTTTTACAAAGAATACAGATCGATCTACAAGCAATAGGCGCGTTGATGACAGTATTGGGATATTCTTTGAACAATACTTTAATTATTTTTGATCGTATTCGGGAAGATCGACGCGAGAAGTTATTCACACCTATGACTGTATTAATTAATGATGCCTTACAGAAGACTTTAGGACGTACAGTCATGACTACTGCAACTACTTTATCTGTATTGATCATTTTGTTGTTTGTTGGAGGAGGCTCTATTTTCAATTTCGCATTTATTATGACGGTAGGGATCTTATTGGGAACGCTATCTTCTCTGTATATAGCTCCTCCACTCCTCTTATTTATGGTGCGAAAGGAAGAACATAGCTCCTTGAATGAATAG
- the gltX gene encoding glutamate--tRNA ligase, whose protein sequence is MIFQNVRVRVAPSPTGDPHVGTAYMALFNEVFARKFNGKMILRIEDTDQTRSRDDYEKNIFLALKWCGIQWDEGPDVGGAYGPYRQSERTEIYKKYAEILLQTDYAYKCFATPQELQEMRAVASTLGYRGGYDRRYRYLSAEEVREREEQGQPYTIRLKVPLTGESIFEDQCKGRVVFPWADVDDQVLVKSDGFPTYHFANVVDDHLMGITHVLRGEEWLSSTPKHLLLYQAFGWEPPQFFHMPLLLNPDGSKLSKRKNPTSIFYYRDAGYKKEAFVNFLTLMGYSMEGDEEIYSTQRLIEAFDPKRIGKSGAVFDIRKLDWMNKHYLNHEGSPESLLKELKEWLWNDEFLLKILPLCQTRVTTLADFVGLTSFFFTAIPQYTKEKLLPTSLKQDQAAVMLYSLVKYLEKKDIWEKDFFYQGSKWLAEAFQVHHKKSVIPLLYVAVTGERQGLPLFDSMELLGKARTRARLTHAQNLLGGVVKKVQQQVDKALQEQKFEEIRFLEF, encoded by the coding sequence ATGATTTTCCAAAATGTACGCGTTAGAGTAGCCCCTTCTCCTACAGGAGACCCTCATGTAGGAACAGCCTATATGGCTTTGTTTAATGAGGTTTTTGCGAGAAAATTTAATGGAAAAATGATTTTGAGAATTGAGGATACGGATCAAACTCGAAGTCGTGATGATTATGAAAAAAATATTTTCTTAGCTCTTAAATGGTGTGGAATTCAATGGGACGAAGGGCCAGATGTCGGTGGAGCTTATGGGCCCTATCGCCAGTCAGAGAGAACAGAGATATATAAAAAATACGCAGAAATTCTTTTACAAACGGATTACGCATATAAATGTTTTGCTACACCTCAAGAATTGCAGGAGATGCGGGCTGTAGCCAGTACTTTGGGGTACAGGGGAGGATACGATCGACGGTATCGTTATCTGTCTGCAGAGGAAGTTCGAGAGAGAGAAGAACAAGGACAGCCATATACAATCCGTTTGAAGGTACCTTTGACGGGAGAGAGTATTTTTGAAGATCAGTGCAAGGGACGTGTGGTATTCCCTTGGGCGGATGTAGATGATCAAGTTTTGGTGAAGTCGGACGGGTTCCCAACTTACCATTTTGCTAACGTGGTTGATGATCATTTGATGGGAATCACACACGTGTTAAGAGGTGAGGAATGGCTAAGCTCTACTCCCAAACATCTATTGCTTTATCAAGCTTTTGGATGGGAGCCTCCTCAGTTTTTCCATATGCCGCTTTTGCTGAATCCTGATGGAAGTAAGTTGTCTAAAAGAAAGAATCCTACTTCTATTTTCTATTACCGAGATGCTGGGTATAAAAAAGAGGCATTTGTAAATTTCCTTACTCTGATGGGATATAGTATGGAGGGGGACGAGGAGATTTATTCCACTCAGAGATTAATTGAAGCTTTTGATCCTAAACGTATTGGAAAGTCGGGTGCTGTTTTTGATATCCGTAAGCTAGATTGGATGAATAAACATTATCTCAATCACGAGGGATCCCCGGAGAGCCTTTTAAAAGAGCTGAAAGAGTGGTTGTGGAATGATGAATTTTTACTCAAAATTCTTCCTCTTTGTCAGACGCGTGTTACGACGTTGGCTGATTTTGTTGGGTTAACAAGCTTCTTTTTCACCGCAATTCCACAGTATACAAAGGAGAAGTTGTTGCCGACTTCACTTAAGCAAGATCAGGCAGCGGTAATGCTTTATAGCTTAGTTAAGTATTTAGAAAAGAAAGATATATGGGAGAAAGACTTCTTTTATCAAGGATCTAAGTGGTTAGCTGAAGCTTTTCAGGTTCATCACAAAAAGTCTGTAATCCCTTTATTATATGTAGCTGTTACTGGAGAAAGGCAGGGATTGCCTCTATTTGATTCCATGGAATTGCTAGGAAAAGCTCGGACGAGAGCGCGGCTTACTCATGCCCAAAATCTACTCGGGGGAGTTGTGAAGAAAGTACAGCAGCAGGTTGATAAAGCCTTGCAAGAGCAAAAGTTTGAAGAAATCCGTTTTTTAGAATTCTAG